One window of Streptomyces sp. SUK 48 genomic DNA carries:
- a CDS encoding quinone-dependent dihydroorotate dehydrogenase produces the protein MYKLFFRLVFTRMDPEKAHHLAFRWIRLAARVPVLRTFVAAALAPRHKELRTEAFGLRMHGPFGLAAGFDKNAVAIDGMSMLGFDHVEIGTVTGEAQPGNPKKRLFRLVADRALVNRMGFNNDGSLTVAARLATREPVFRTVVGVNIGKTKVVPEAEAVADYVKSAERLAPYADYLVVNVSSPNTPGLRDLQAVDHLRPLLSAVREAADRVVANRRVPLLVKIAPDLADEDVDAVADLAVELGLDGIIATNTTIARDGLGLKAPAALVGETGGLSGAPLKARSLEVLRRLYARVGDRITLVGVGGVETAEDAWQRILAGATLVQGYSAFIYEGPFWCRAIHKGLAARLRTSPYATLADAVGADVRKPA, from the coding sequence ATGTACAAGCTGTTCTTCCGTCTGGTCTTCACACGGATGGACCCCGAGAAGGCCCATCACCTCGCCTTCCGCTGGATCCGGCTCGCCGCGCGCGTCCCCGTGCTGCGCACCTTCGTCGCGGCCGCCCTCGCGCCCCGCCACAAGGAGCTGCGCACCGAGGCGTTCGGGCTGCGGATGCACGGCCCGTTCGGGCTCGCGGCCGGATTCGACAAGAACGCCGTGGCGATCGACGGGATGTCGATGCTGGGCTTCGACCATGTCGAGATCGGCACGGTCACCGGCGAGGCGCAGCCCGGCAACCCCAAAAAGCGGCTGTTCCGCCTCGTCGCGGACCGCGCGCTCGTCAACCGCATGGGCTTCAACAACGACGGCTCGCTGACCGTGGCCGCCCGCCTGGCCACCCGGGAGCCCGTCTTCCGGACGGTCGTCGGCGTCAACATCGGCAAGACCAAGGTCGTCCCGGAGGCGGAGGCGGTCGCCGACTACGTGAAGTCCGCCGAGCGCCTCGCGCCGTACGCCGACTACCTGGTCGTCAACGTCTCCTCGCCGAACACGCCGGGGCTGCGCGACCTCCAGGCCGTCGACCACCTGCGCCCGCTGCTGAGCGCCGTCCGCGAGGCCGCCGACCGCGTCGTCGCGAACCGCCGCGTGCCGCTCCTGGTGAAGATCGCCCCGGACCTCGCCGACGAGGACGTGGACGCCGTCGCCGACCTGGCCGTGGAGCTGGGCCTGGACGGCATCATCGCCACCAACACCACCATCGCCCGCGACGGCCTCGGCCTGAAGGCGCCCGCCGCCCTGGTGGGGGAGACCGGCGGCCTGTCCGGCGCACCCCTCAAGGCACGCTCCCTGGAGGTCCTGCGCCGCCTGTACGCGCGCGTGGGCGACCGGATCACCCTGGTGGGCGTCGGCGGCGTGGAGACCGCCGAGGACGCCTGGCAGCGCATCCTGGCCGGGGCCACGCTGGTCCAGGGCTACAGCGCCTTCATCTACGAGGGCCCCTTCTGGTGCCGCGCCATCCACAAGGGCCTCGCCGCCCGCCTGCGCACCAGCCCGTACGCCACCCTCGCCGACGCGGTCGGCGCCGACGTGAGGAAGCCCGCATGA
- the pyrF gene encoding orotidine-5'-phosphate decarboxylase, with protein sequence MTSLEPFGARLRRAMDERGPLCVGIDPHASLLAEWGLADDVAGLERFSRTVVEAMADRVAVLKPQSAFFERFGSRGVAVLEKSVQEAREAGALVVMDAKRGDIGSTMAAYAEAFLHRDAPLFSDALTVSPYLGYGSLSPAVKLAEENGAGLFVLALTSNPEGGEVQHAVRADGRGVGATMLAHLAAENAGAEPLGSFGAVVGATLGDLSAYDLDINGPLLAPGIGAQGATPADLPGVFGSAVRNVVPNVSRGVLRHGPDVGALRAAAERFAEEIRTAVAGG encoded by the coding sequence ATGACTTCGCTGGAGCCCTTCGGCGCCCGGCTGCGCCGCGCCATGGACGAGCGCGGCCCGCTGTGCGTCGGCATCGACCCGCACGCCTCCCTGCTCGCCGAGTGGGGCCTGGCCGACGACGTGGCGGGCCTGGAGCGGTTCAGCCGCACCGTCGTCGAGGCCATGGCCGACCGGGTGGCCGTCCTGAAGCCGCAGAGCGCGTTCTTCGAGCGGTTCGGCTCGCGCGGTGTCGCCGTCCTGGAGAAGTCGGTCCAGGAGGCGCGCGAGGCCGGCGCCCTGGTCGTGATGGACGCCAAGCGCGGCGACATCGGCTCGACCATGGCCGCCTACGCCGAGGCGTTCCTGCACCGGGACGCCCCGCTGTTCTCCGACGCCCTGACCGTCTCGCCGTACCTCGGCTACGGCTCGCTGAGCCCCGCCGTGAAGCTGGCCGAGGAGAACGGCGCCGGTCTGTTCGTGCTGGCGCTGACCTCCAACCCGGAGGGCGGCGAGGTGCAGCACGCGGTGCGCGCCGACGGGCGGGGCGTGGGCGCGACCATGCTGGCCCATCTGGCGGCCGAGAACGCGGGAGCGGAGCCGCTGGGCTCCTTCGGCGCGGTCGTCGGCGCCACGCTCGGCGACCTGTCCGCGTACGACCTGGACATCAACGGCCCCCTCCTCGCGCCCGGCATCGGCGCCCAGGGCGCGACCCCGGCCGACCTCCCGGGGGTCTTCGGGAGCGCCGTACGCAATGTCGTACCGAACGTCAGCCGGGGCGTGCTGCGGCACGGACCCGACGTCGGGGCGCTGCGGGCGGCGGCCGAACGCTTCGCGGAGGAGATCAGGACGGCCGTCGCCGGAGGCTGA
- a CDS encoding integration host factor — protein MALPPLTPEQRAAALEKAAAARRERAEVKNRLKHSGASLHEVIKQGQENDVIGKMKVSALLESMPGVGKVRAKQIMERLGISESRRVRGLGSNQIASLEREFGSTGA, from the coding sequence GTGGCTCTTCCGCCCCTTACCCCTGAACAGCGCGCAGCCGCGCTCGAAAAGGCCGCCGCGGCTCGCCGGGAGCGGGCCGAGGTCAAGAATCGACTCAAGCACTCCGGCGCCTCCCTGCACGAGGTGATCAAGCAGGGCCAGGAGAACGACGTCATCGGCAAGATGAAGGTCTCCGCACTGCTCGAGTCCATGCCGGGCGTGGGCAAGGTCCGCGCCAAGCAAATCATGGAGCGTCTGGGCATCTCCGAGAGCCGCCGTGTGCGGGGTCTCGGTTCCAACCAGATCGCCTCCCTGGAGCGGGAGTTCGGCAGCACCGGCGCCTGA
- the gmk gene encoding guanylate kinase, producing MAATFRGTTPEPPDVRPRLTVLSGPSGVGKSTVVAHMRKEHPEVWLSVSATTRKPRPGEQHGVHYFFVTDDEMDKLIANGELLEWAEFAGNRYGTPRAAVLERLEKGEPVLLEIDLQGARQVRESMSDARLVFLAPPSWEELVRRLTGRGTESPEVIERRLEAARTELAAEPEFDETLVNTSVEDVARELLALMDVV from the coding sequence ATGGCTGCAACATTCCGGGGGACGACCCCCGAGCCCCCGGACGTACGTCCGCGGCTGACCGTGCTCTCCGGCCCCTCCGGGGTCGGCAAGAGCACGGTCGTCGCTCATATGCGCAAGGAACACCCCGAGGTCTGGCTCTCGGTGTCGGCGACGACCCGTAAGCCGCGCCCCGGCGAGCAGCACGGAGTCCACTACTTCTTCGTCACCGACGACGAGATGGACAAGCTGATCGCCAACGGCGAGCTGCTGGAGTGGGCCGAATTCGCCGGCAACCGGTACGGCACGCCCCGCGCCGCCGTCCTGGAACGGCTGGAGAAGGGCGAGCCCGTCCTGCTGGAGATCGACCTCCAGGGTGCCCGTCAGGTCCGTGAGTCCATGTCGGACGCGCGGCTGGTGTTCCTGGCTCCGCCCTCCTGGGAGGAGCTGGTGCGCAGGCTGACCGGCCGGGGCACCGAGTCGCCCGAGGTCATCGAGCGCCGGCTGGAGGCCGCCAGGACCGAGCTGGCCGCCGAGCCGGAGTTCGACGAGACCCTGGTCAACACCTCCGTCGAGGACGTGGCCCGTGAG